A section of the Leptospira kobayashii genome encodes:
- a CDS encoding CHAT domain-containing protein: MKIRILTKPSKDGNPSQFDAELFWEEKKFRPVEVICSIDGKSLLEFQKDWERFLRQVLPSNIGKKELREKISKKANALEQIVFGKKTPPWKEIHFSEEILIQTDPEFTFFPWEILTTHKGFFYEWPVYRGIRSEVFHFEPKSKNGFLLIENPIREDLIPSVKKEGSVIREIWKSQSKTPIKTLKPDHLKTVRFWEEISEASYLHYAGHSLPEGIPFPKENRMIGDEIGKTKLSNLKIVFLNSCYSAHESKNTTGLAANFLKAGAEFVLGFLTPVETEVAELTSKIFWTEYLKTKSAKKAFERTKFELNKSDNKYQVAELSFLCFAPLEEKKYPPLLSAVFVTVLIGLFLFGWNLIREKEVFPFDKREMKAVETDKVENTFEQTKTKTNLSPPSRISDNPLTNRINLLTDQNFQRQIKTFLKEDHPLLDSEARHRLVLEILETEISEDRKFYEFKRRSGLEE; this comes from the coding sequence ATGAAGATCCGAATCCTCACCAAACCAAGTAAAGATGGAAACCCGAGTCAATTCGATGCGGAGCTTTTCTGGGAAGAAAAAAAATTCCGACCGGTAGAAGTGATCTGTTCCATCGACGGGAAATCCCTATTGGAATTTCAAAAAGACTGGGAAAGATTTCTCAGACAAGTCCTTCCGAGCAATATCGGCAAAAAGGAACTTCGGGAAAAAATTTCAAAAAAAGCGAATGCATTGGAACAAATCGTATTCGGGAAAAAAACTCCTCCCTGGAAAGAAATCCATTTTTCGGAAGAAATACTGATCCAGACAGATCCGGAATTTACTTTTTTTCCGTGGGAAATACTCACGACTCATAAAGGTTTTTTCTATGAATGGCCCGTCTACAGAGGAATACGATCGGAAGTATTTCATTTCGAACCGAAATCCAAAAACGGTTTCCTACTCATCGAAAATCCGATTCGGGAAGACCTGATTCCAAGTGTGAAAAAAGAAGGATCGGTGATCCGGGAGATTTGGAAATCCCAATCCAAAACCCCTATCAAAACCTTAAAGCCGGATCATCTGAAAACTGTCCGGTTCTGGGAGGAAATCTCAGAAGCATCTTACTTACATTATGCGGGACATTCTTTGCCGGAGGGAATCCCTTTTCCGAAAGAAAATAGAATGATCGGAGACGAAATCGGAAAAACAAAACTCTCCAATCTGAAAATCGTATTTTTAAACAGCTGTTATTCCGCCCATGAATCGAAAAACACTACCGGGCTTGCGGCCAATTTTTTAAAAGCAGGGGCCGAATTCGTATTGGGATTTTTAACACCGGTGGAAACGGAAGTTGCCGAACTTACTTCCAAAATCTTCTGGACGGAGTATCTGAAAACAAAATCAGCAAAAAAAGCATTCGAAAGAACAAAGTTCGAACTAAACAAATCGGATAACAAATACCAGGTGGCAGAATTATCCTTTTTGTGTTTTGCTCCTTTGGAAGAAAAAAAATATCCTCCCTTGCTTTCCGCCGTATTCGTAACAGTTCTCATAGGATTATTTCTTTTCGGATGGAATTTGATCCGCGAAAAGGAAGTTTTTCCTTTCGACAAAAGGGAGATGAAGGCAGTTGAAACTGACAAAGTCGAAAATACTTTCGAACAAACAAAAACGAAAACAAACCTTTCACCTCCTTCACGGATTTCAGACAATCCTCTCACAAACAGAATCAACCTTTTAACAGACCAAAATTTTCAAAGGCAAATCAAAACTTTTTTAAAGGAGGATCATCCTCTTTTGGATTCGGAAGCAAGGCATCGTTTGGTTTTGGAAATTCTGGAAACTGAGATTTCCGAAGATAGAAAATTTTACGAATTCAAAAGAAGATCGGGGTTAGAAGAATGA
- a CDS encoding RNA polymerase sigma factor, which yields MSDEIRQLLDDCILAKETAWKSFIAKFHKLISGTVAHYIPQSEIADTIQLVYLRLTHNNYQLLRKFKGESLPAFIVYLSEISKNVSLSQTRVIRRQDFREGISLDVAIDVLDDRPIPETIYFEMEEKNEFYQHISSLDEPSREILFFRLKGYKFKDIAEILSLPLGTVLARASRAKEKIKKIVKNEING from the coding sequence ATGAGTGACGAAATCCGACAATTATTAGATGATTGCATCCTTGCCAAAGAAACGGCATGGAAATCCTTCATCGCGAAATTTCATAAACTTATCTCCGGAACTGTTGCACATTATATTCCGCAATCGGAAATCGCCGATACGATACAATTGGTCTATTTACGACTAACGCATAACAACTACCAACTTTTAAGAAAATTCAAAGGAGAAAGTCTTCCCGCATTTATCGTCTATTTAAGTGAAATCTCGAAAAACGTAAGCCTTTCCCAAACAAGGGTAATACGAAGACAGGACTTCCGCGAAGGAATCAGTCTTGATGTCGCGATTGACGTGTTAGATGATAGACCCATTCCGGAAACCATATATTTTGAGATGGAGGAGAAAAATGAGTTTTATCAGCACATTTCCTCATTGGACGAACCTTCTCGCGAAATTCTATTCTTCCGACTCAAAGGTTATAAATTCAAAGATATAGCCGAAATTTTATCTTTACCTCTGGGAACTGTATTAGCACGCGCTAGTCGGGCAAAAGAAAAGATAAAAAAAATCGTCAAAAATGAAATAAACGGGTGA